The genomic region GAGACGCGAAGACGTAGAGGAAAAACAATAAGCGGAGGATTCTTACATGGCAACCGAAAACGTTGAAATAACCCTCAAGCTTCCTAAATCAATTTTAGCTGTCATGGATTCGACGGAAACGAGCATAGGACAGAGTATCATGGAAGCAGTTGCTGTCTCGCTGTATCACCGCCGGCAGATTTCCCTTGAAAAAGCCGCAGACATCGTACGGCTATCTGTGTGGTGGATGAACCAAGTTTTGACGGAACACGGTGTGTC from Candidatus Poribacteria bacterium harbors:
- a CDS encoding UPF0175 family protein, which codes for MATENVEITLKLPKSILAVMDSTETSIGQSIMEAVAVSLYHRRQISLEKAADIVRLSVWWMNQVLTEHGVSLDYTVEDAVQDWNTVRKVS